cattgctatttttgaaaactgaattctaatccggacttataaaatgaccacatcgtttttagcacaaaaaaatgttcaaagtaagagCAACTTTATACTGCGTACGcactatttggagcattcaacaacgaacatttcaccggCGGTAACTGCTTGCCCGAGTGCAGATCCAATatcgtgatcaatcgcggatTGCGCagaagctgatggaaattcagttccattacttattcgaagctaaaccagtcaagaattgttttcgatccgtctTGTATGGAGACCAAGCCAATATCGCGCACTTCCGCCGATTTGgaaactttgagggagaaatAAACTTGTGAAACGGTCGATCGATCTTCACTTACGGTATACTGCAGTCCGCTACAACAGGAGGTGCACATGTGTGTACTTTACGTACAGCGGTGTACCCGTTTACGAtaggtaatctgatttgtatcgaaacgatcgtacgacatttgcgtttttgcgacatttaagtAAATTGCTGCGACATTGCCAAAGGAAGGACACAACGCGTCGAATTTTCGAGcatacgatctgtgtttgtttttcatatttcgtccaaaaacctacccgcacgcggacgacaaacaaagaatttattttacggcgccTAAGGTATAATCATCGCACATAATTAACAAGTCTGAACCTGTCTGAACCTGATAATTAACCTTCATGCAGAATTGACGTCAAAGTTAATGAACTCTGTAACACAACCACGAACGTGCATTTTTGAATCTGTAACCGCTTTTTCGTGTGAATgcggtggttggaaaggctaaaGCGTCAGTTAttaacttcaataaaactattaaaatataaaagtagtcaacattctctgtggaataaaaaaaactagacatttggtcacaaaggcattgcagagttatagcctattaaaacttctgaaaaactgaccaaataagaagaagttggggagtccttagtgtattaactatggtagaggtcccctagcttttaataaaatgtttgaaaagggaaagtcattatttgctgtttttcaggaaagtttcatAAGGTgctgctggcattcagagtgagtgactgctattgtaaatgcatttttagattctttgagtgtcaaagaggtgtcaaaagtgagattaaccaaaaacaactgctctgtgacttcaaaagacgggtgcaaatatggcttgttatcaacatttttgacagaataacagttttcctaaataattgtataccaatttaatccaacctttgaaatgctataaggacatggaatttttacagcctattaacaaggttaaagataagatttgtatggcacaattttcctgcattttaagtactttttgaaaaatcacattttgaaatttgaaagactttttaataattttttgatatgtaaaccgatgtaaaatcataataacaaattttatttacaaatcctgccgtacaaatcttacaataaatggtgtcaacatatttataactaatttggtaatattaatactatccaattatcattaacttcaaatatgtaaaaaaatatgaaaatttaaattttaatatttactggtgtcatatttcaaaatcatggctgcaaatatacaattctcatatttttggagaaagtattaactaagggatttatcctgaaaatttgaactaaatatcttgattctaacacttgaaacttgacattaactcttaTCTGAGAAAAGAATAGGTGCAAAAATAGCCGTAAGGCCACCTTAATTGGCTATTCCTCTGCAACCTTTTCATGCGaaaaaacagtgaccctccccctgcgTGTCACAGTGCGTATCAgcaaaatataaattgaaatataatttctcatttgacctgtgacctttaaaagaatactttttaacctTTAGAAATAATCATTCGGATGAAATTCCGACACCACATTTATTGTTCACATATGCTTTTAAAAACCATATTCTCATCAGGTACATTAAAACCAAATGTCAAACAttaataaatgcacagatttagctagttttgtattggaaaacatattcatagtttcaactacaatgcatagtgaataaacatttcggtgaaattccaaaattaaatttcttgcacacacacgCAGTtataaccaccctagtctaatcaagtcattaatatcaattattATGTGTCTATAAATACATAGAATtaactagttttatattggaaaaatatcCTACattgtttcctcatagactacaatgtacacTGCATCAAAATGTTAGTGTaattccaatatcaaatttttatagccatatgcacttgtaaccacactattcttatcaagtacattttCATCAATAACCAAACGTCTATGAATATACAAATGTCCCCAGtcttgtattggaaaaaactgttcatttttttctcacaggcttatatatatatatatatatatatatatatatatatatatatatatatatatatatatatatatatatatatatatatatatatatatatatatatatatatatatatatatatatatataatataacaaCATTCTGTTgcctaccaactgagctaattcATCACTCGGTCCATatggtgtataataatatattatatatatatatatatatatatatatatataatatatatatatatatatatatatatatatatatatatatatatatatataacacatttctgttgctctaccaactgagctaattcATCAGTCGGCTCAAtatggtgtatatatatatatatatatatatatatatatatatatatataataatatatatatatatatatatatatatatatatatatatatatatatatatatatatattctgaatCACGGTGTCTGTGTAATGAAAGGGTTATTTCTTGTATCGTTTGAATATATTGCAGAAAGTTTACAACACACCACCGCTTCTTCAAACAGCCTTTACTCTTGTGACCAACTCATCCGTTTACACCATCCAGCACCGTCAGAATATGGACACATGGTTAGGAAAGATTTACCGGCCAGCTGCTGATCAGTTAGCGAGAGAATTCTGCATCAAGCCACTCGACAACTCCACACATGCGCAGAGTGGGGAAAATCAAAATCAGCAGCCATTTACGTCAAAGCAAGGGTCTCTGGGAATGACATCACCCAAAACTTCCAAGTATGACAAGAAGTTTATTTTTAAGAGCTTTTCACTGTTTTGATAGTCATTACAAAGTGTATAAGCCCCTTCAATGGCGCCTTTATTTCGTTGTTAATTTCTTCTGCAATTAAAATAGATGATCGATGAATGATCATTGTGTGATATACAATTCATAGTTGCAAAAATGTATACTTCAGTTGTTCTATGGCTATAACGGGACTTTTAACGTTTCACAGTGGTCAATATACCATTAGCAGTCAATCTTATTTGATGAACAAGTAATGTGTCCATAACAATTAAAGCCTTCACATAATTTTACATGAACTCTTAAAACAATATTGGcagttttgaatttcttcatttgtaacttttaaacaACGATAAACGATCAAGAATGGTCACGTAACTGATTGCGGGTGTTGTAATTTCCGCGAAGCATTATTTTTCTATTGTCTACATGCCGACTACCGTCAGTAACTGTTGTAGAGATGACTCGAAATTCGGTTTTATGTTGCAAACCTTACAACAACCAATATTTATCCGCATTTAAATGTTTCTCCACGCATGTTCCGCATTTTCAAATGTGTTCGAACGACTGTCCGAAAAAAATAGTCACAACACTATTCGAAAACTCGTACATCTTCTGATTCATTTATTCATGGTAAAGGATAACCCTTGTACAGAGACACCTACATGTGCTTGTCAATATGGACATAATCTTCTTTCGGGTCTAACAAGATTCATGAAAGCACTATACAAATCACACTACAACTAATaacaggcttcaaaaataaacaaataaaaacggGCACTgactttaaaaattatttattaacaTGATAAAACTATAATTTCTTTTGACATCGTTAATTTAATTTCATGTCTTGTCGTAGACTTTCTTTGTATGGAAGCGACTCTACCGAACACCAAAATATTCGCCAAGGGGAAAACATCCACGTGGTAATTCAGACTTATGATCAACATGGACGAAAGCGGGCCATAGGTGGCGATTTCTTCTTCGCGGTGATGTCAGACATACAGCTAAGAAAGTCGACCGCGGGAAAGGTGACAGATCACGGCAACGGTACTTACAGCGTCTACTTCTACGCAGGGTGGTCAGGATCAGCAAGTATAAGCGTGCAATTGGTACACCCCCGTGAAGCAGTACTGTGGATTCGAAACGTCTTCAGAAACATCGAACGCAGAATCGACTGGCTTGGCCGTTTCGGAAACGGTACCTACACCGAAGAACGCAAGTGTTATGTGTCGGAAGGTAATTTCTGGAAGAACAAGTGCGAATACGCCAATGAGAAAGCTCTCGGAAACACCGTGTTCCTTTGTGAAAAACCGAAATTTCTTACTTGCCAGCAATTAGCAATTACACGAGGTCAAGCAGAAACCTTGGATTCATATGCCAAAGCTTACCTGCCTCCAGAGAAAGAAGTGTTTTTTCAGAGGTGAGACTGTGGCTACAATTTACTTACTTATCTCGTGAAATTAAAGAAGGTTTATTGGGGTCAAGCTATACCGATGACATAGTTCGAGCATGTGTATAATGTCGAAATTTAAATACACATGTTATATAGTGTGAGCTCTCGGTAACAGTGGATCTGATATTGTTGCATTCATCCTAACTTATTTGAGGTAAGGAATAACTCGAAAGTGTCCGAcataaaattgtgctcaaatttttcttcaatgaaaTTTTCGTGCCAAAtcgacaataaaaatcagggtgcACCGTGAAAAGTAAGAGAAACAATTACCAAACACTTTaatttctgatatttgaaaatcaaaattgccCCAATCCCTATGATAACTCAATGGACAAAATAGGTTTTCGAACTTACACGAAATACTATTAAGTGTCGCTTTTCTTTgtcaatttcttacaaatagtgAATACCTTGTCCAGTCTCTCTCCCGTGATCCATTACAGATCACAATAAAAGGTAAGCAGTGTTACCAAAACTTCAATGACTCTTCGACATTTCACCATAAAATATCTAAAGCATCATCAGATATCTGTCTATATATGTACGAGGTTACTTCTCTTTTACTACATCTTAAACGAGAGTGTCCGATAAAGTTGTGGCCcctcgatgatgaaaatcgatTCAGGACAAAAATTCAAGTTAAATCTCGTCTAGATGCATTTAAACAAACATGGAAGCTGCATTAAAAGTTCAATCAAAGTTGCCCTATATCCATCGTAAACTTACTAAAACCTTGAAAATGTCAA
The DNA window shown above is from Ptychodera flava strain L36383 chromosome 5, AS_Pfla_20210202, whole genome shotgun sequence and carries:
- the LOC139133589 gene encoding NXPE family member 1-like, which produces MEKHKKFISRRCYLCLLCMGSTAAFGLLVLIYSKVYNTPPLLQTAFTLVTNSSVYTIQHRQNMDTWLGKIYRPAADQLAREFCIKPLDNSTHAQSGENQNQQPFTSKQGSLGMTSPKTSKLSLYGSDSTEHQNIRQGENIHVVIQTYDQHGRKRAIGGDFFFAVMSDIQLRKSTAGKVTDHGNGTYSVYFYAGWSGSASISVQLVHPREAVLWIRNVFRNIERRIDWLGRFGNGTYTEERKCYVSEGNFWKNKCEYANEKALGNTVFLCEKPKFLTCQQLAITRGQAETLDSYAKAYLPPEKEVFFQSEYLVQSLSRDPLQITIKGHYSSHIAEDVLSSCGADLPVASSSDGFWENDTTWTSRFGRRQIVTVQVWQCAKSRRCEAFLKRE